Proteins from one Caulobacter sp. X genomic window:
- a CDS encoding M28 family peptidase yields the protein MLMYRRLLAASAVFALLSGAAHAQDVKTAETLRDKALLDRTAWEITEDLTTTIGPRLVGSPAMERAKDWGVAKFKALGFTNIKVEQFAKPSWTRGEESGELVAPYPMKLNVLGLGRTVPTPPEGIEADVALFRTFADLVAAPESAVKGKIVVITQPMVRTQDASGYGVAGISRRAGPTEAAKRGAVAILIRSISTSDSTVPHTGVTAFGPDVVTVPSAAIGVPEAEQLERLAKKGPLRIKLKLASTTDPNDVAWNISGEIKGSEKPDEVIVIGGHLDSWDVGTGALDDATGIAITTATAKLIGDLPKHPKRTIRVVMFGSEESGGSSEAYLAAHKDEVAKIVLAGESDEGADNIFALKLPAGAQGTPFATTVANVLSPLKIIVSRDPARGGGADISGLEQAGVPSVEMRQDASRYFDYHHTMDDTLNKVRPNELAQNVAAWTSLIYLVADSDIDFRALKPAGAPAPAASH from the coding sequence TTGCTCATGTACCGTCGCTTACTGGCCGCCTCGGCCGTTTTCGCCCTGCTTTCGGGCGCCGCCCACGCTCAAGACGTCAAGACCGCTGAAACGCTGCGGGACAAGGCGCTGCTGGACCGCACCGCCTGGGAGATCACCGAAGATCTCACCACCACGATCGGTCCGCGTCTGGTCGGCTCGCCGGCCATGGAGCGCGCCAAGGATTGGGGCGTCGCCAAGTTCAAGGCGCTGGGCTTCACCAACATCAAGGTCGAGCAGTTCGCCAAGCCGTCCTGGACGCGCGGCGAGGAGAGCGGCGAGCTGGTCGCGCCCTATCCGATGAAGCTGAACGTCCTGGGCCTGGGCCGGACGGTCCCGACCCCGCCCGAAGGGATCGAGGCCGACGTCGCTCTCTTCCGCACCTTCGCCGATCTGGTCGCCGCGCCGGAAAGCGCCGTGAAGGGCAAGATCGTCGTCATCACCCAGCCGATGGTCCGCACCCAGGACGCCTCGGGCTACGGCGTCGCGGGCATTTCGCGTCGCGCCGGCCCGACCGAGGCCGCCAAGCGCGGCGCGGTCGCGATCCTGATCCGCTCGATCTCGACCTCGGACTCGACCGTGCCGCACACGGGCGTCACCGCCTTTGGCCCGGACGTCGTCACCGTGCCGTCGGCCGCCATCGGCGTGCCGGAGGCCGAACAGCTGGAGCGTCTGGCCAAGAAGGGCCCGCTGCGCATCAAGCTGAAGCTGGCCTCGACCACCGATCCCAACGACGTGGCCTGGAACATCTCGGGCGAGATCAAGGGCTCGGAGAAGCCGGACGAAGTGATCGTCATCGGCGGCCACCTCGACAGCTGGGACGTCGGCACCGGCGCGCTCGACGACGCCACCGGCATCGCCATCACCACCGCGACCGCCAAGCTGATCGGCGATTTGCCGAAGCATCCCAAGCGCACGATCCGCGTCGTGATGTTCGGCTCGGAAGAAAGCGGCGGTTCGTCGGAAGCCTATCTGGCCGCGCACAAGGACGAGGTCGCCAAGATCGTGCTGGCCGGCGAGAGCGACGAGGGCGCCGACAACATCTTCGCGCTGAAGCTGCCGGCCGGCGCGCAAGGCACGCCGTTCGCCACCACGGTGGCCAACGTCTTGTCGCCGCTGAAGATCATCGTGTCGCGCGATCCGGCCCGCGGCGGCGGCGCCGACATCTCGGGCCTGGAGCAGGCCGGCGTTCCGTCGGTCGAGATGCGCCAGGACGCCAGCCGCTACTTCGACTACCACCACACCATGGATGACACCCTCAACAAGGTGCGCCCGAATGAACTGGCCCAGAACGTCGCCGCCTGGACCAGCCTGATCTATCTGGTCGCCGACAGCGACATCGACTTCCGCGCCTTGAAGCCGGCCGGCGCGCCGGCCCCGGCGGCGTCGCACTAA
- a CDS encoding D-alanine--D-alanine ligase, producing the protein MTDQPLSGRHIAVLLGGPSSERKVSLVSGAACADALERLGAKVTRIDAGPDIAQVLTATKPDLVFNALHGEWGEDGCVQGVLETLKLPYTHSGVLASALAMDKAKAKAVLAAAGVVVPGGGLFNRHEVARDHVIPPPYVVKPNAEGSSVGVFIVKEGANRPPEEVGAPSWTFGEEVMVEPYIRGLELAVAVMGEANGPRALAVTDIRASTGFYDYEAKYSEGGSIHVLPAPIPDGVRDRAMRMAELAHSALGCRSVTRSDLRYDDINDILVLLEVNTQPGMTPTSLAPEQAAHVGIPFDQLVLWIVEDAYARRNAGGTA; encoded by the coding sequence ATGACCGACCAGCCTCTCTCCGGCCGCCACATCGCCGTCCTGCTGGGCGGTCCCTCGTCGGAACGCAAGGTCAGCCTGGTCTCGGGCGCCGCCTGCGCCGACGCGCTGGAGCGGCTGGGGGCCAAGGTCACGCGGATCGACGCAGGGCCCGACATCGCCCAGGTGCTGACGGCGACCAAGCCGGACCTCGTCTTCAACGCCTTGCACGGCGAATGGGGCGAGGACGGCTGCGTCCAGGGCGTGCTGGAGACGCTGAAGCTGCCCTACACCCACTCGGGCGTGCTGGCCTCGGCCCTGGCGATGGACAAGGCCAAGGCCAAGGCTGTCTTGGCGGCGGCCGGCGTCGTCGTGCCCGGCGGCGGCCTGTTCAACCGTCACGAGGTGGCCCGCGACCACGTCATCCCGCCGCCCTATGTGGTCAAGCCGAACGCCGAGGGTTCCTCGGTGGGCGTGTTCATCGTCAAGGAAGGCGCCAACCGTCCGCCCGAGGAAGTCGGCGCTCCGTCGTGGACCTTCGGCGAGGAGGTCATGGTCGAGCCGTACATTCGCGGCCTGGAACTGGCGGTCGCCGTGATGGGTGAGGCGAATGGTCCCAGAGCCCTCGCGGTTACCGATATTCGTGCATCCACAGGTTTTTATGACTACGAGGCCAAGTACTCGGAAGGCGGCTCGATCCACGTCCTGCCGGCCCCAATCCCTGATGGCGTAAGGGATCGCGCGATGCGGATGGCCGAGTTGGCGCACTCCGCTCTTGGTTGTCGAAGTGTGACTCGGTCCGACCTTCGTTATGACGACATTAACGACATTCTGGTCCTTCTAGAGGTCAATACGCAGCCCGGCATGACTCCGACCTCGCTCGCTCCCGAGCAGGCCGCCCACGTCGGGATTCCGTTTGATCAGTTGGTTCTATGGATCGTGGAGGACGCTTATGCCCGCCGTAACGCGGGGGGGACCGCCTAA